A single window of Bos javanicus breed banteng chromosome 19, ARS-OSU_banteng_1.0, whole genome shotgun sequence DNA harbors:
- the SLC13A5 gene encoding Na(+)/citrate cotransporter isoform X2: MAVYWCTEVIPLAVTALLPALLFPLFKILDFKQVSIQYMKDTNMLFLGGLIVAVAVEHWKLHKRIALRTLLWVGTKPAQLMLGFMCATAFLSMWISNTATTAMMVPIVEAVLQQMEATSAATEASLGTLELAEKGKAGELPGNQATLEGPSVKQQEVNRKNACKAMTLCICYSASIGGTATLTGTGPNVVLLGQMQELFPDSKDIVNFASWFGFAFPNMLIMLLLSWLWLRFMYMRFDLSWGCSLEKKSEEKSAHEVLWAEYRKLGPLSFAEINVLLCFFLLVGLWFTRDPGFMPGWVSIAWTEGKTKYASDATVAIFVAILLFIMPSQKPKFNFCSQTEEERKTPFYPPSLLNWKVAQEKVPWGIVLLLGGGFAVANGCEASGLSEWMGKQMEPLHTVSPTAITLIMSSLIAVLTECTSNVATTTLFLPIFASMSRSIGLNPLYIMIPCTLSSSFAFMLPVATPPNAIVFSYGHLKVSDMMKTGLIMNVIGITCVFLAINTWGRVIFDLDQFPDWANVTTH, encoded by the exons atggcCGTTTACTGGTGCACAGAAGTCATCCCTCTGGCTGTCACCGCCCTCCTGCCTGCCTTGCTTTTCCCACTCTTCAAGATTCTGGACTTCAAGCAG GTGAGCATCCAGTACATGAAGGATACCAACATGCTGTTCCTTGGCGGTCTCATCGTGGCTGTGGCCGTGGAGCACTGGAAGCTGCACAAGAGGATTGCCCTGCGCACGCTCCTCTGGGTGGGGACCAAGCCTGCACA GCTGATGCTGGGCTTTATGTGCGCCACGGCCTTTCTCTCCATGTGGATCAGCAACACGGCCACCACGGCCATGATGGTGCCCATCGTGGAGGCTGTGCTGCAGCAGATGGAGGCCACGAGTGCAGCCACCGAGGCTAGCCTGGGGACCCTGGAGCTGGCAGAAAAGGGCAAGGCCGGCGAGCTGCCAG GGAATCAAGCGACTTTGGAAGGTCCCTCCGTGAAGCAGCAGGAGGTCAACAGGAAGAACGCGTGCAAGGCCATGACCCTGTGCATATGTTACTCGGCCAGCATCGGAGGCACCGCCACCCTGACCGGGACGGGACCCAACGTTGTGCTCCTGGGCCAGATGCAAGA GTTGTTTCCAGACAGCAAAGACATCGTGAACTTCGCCTCCTGGTTCGGATTCGCCTTCCCcaacatgctgatcatgctcctGCTCTCCTGGTTGTGGCTCCGCTTCATGTACATGAGATTCGA TCTGTCCTGGGGCTGCAGCCTGGAGAAGAAGAGCGAGGAGAAGTCTGCCCACGAGGTGCTGTGGGCGGAGTACAGGAAGCTGGGGCCCCTCTCCTTCGCTGAGATCAACGTCCTGCTCTGCTTCTTTCTGCTGGTCGGCCTCTGGTTCACCCGGGACCCCGGCTTCATGCCCGGCTGGGTGTCGATCGCCTGGACAGAAGGAAAGACAAA GTACGCCTCCGATGCCACTGTGGCCATCTTTGTGGCCATCTTGCTATTCATCATGCCTTCGCAGAAGCCCAAGTTCAACTTCTGCAGTCAGACTGAGGAAG AAAGGAAAACTCCATTCTATCCACCCTCACTGCTGAATTGGAAGGTGGCCCAGGAGAAAGTGCCCTGGGGGATCGTGCTTCTCCTGGGGGGCGGCTTTGCTGTGGCTAACGGATGCGAG GCTTCAGGGCTGTCAGAATGGATGGGGAAGCAGATGGAGCCTTTGCACACTGTGTCCCCGACAGCCATCACCTTGATCATGTCCTCACTCATTGCTGTGCTCACCGAGTGCACAAGCAACGTGGCCACCACCACCCTGTTCCTGCCCATCTTTGCCTCCATG TCACGTTCCATCGGCCTCAACCCGCTGTACATCATGATCCCCTGTACACTGAGTTCATCTTTTGCCTTCATGTTGCCCGTGGCCACCCCGCCTAACGCCATCGTGTTTTCCTATGGACACCTCAAGGTTTCTGACATG ATGAAAACAGGACTAATAATGAACGTCATTGGAATCACCTGTGTATTTTTGGCCATCAACACCTGGGGACGGGTCATATTTGACTTGGATCAATTCCCTGACTGGGCTAATGTGACCACACATTGA
- the SLC13A5 gene encoding Na(+)/citrate cotransporter isoform X1, with protein sequence MASALSYVSKFKSFVILFLTPILLLPLIILMPAKFVRCAYIIIIMAVYWCTEVIPLAVTALLPALLFPLFKILDFKQVSIQYMKDTNMLFLGGLIVAVAVEHWKLHKRIALRTLLWVGTKPAQLMLGFMCATAFLSMWISNTATTAMMVPIVEAVLQQMEATSAATEASLGTLELAEKGKAGELPGNQATLEGPSVKQQEVNRKNACKAMTLCICYSASIGGTATLTGTGPNVVLLGQMQELFPDSKDIVNFASWFGFAFPNMLIMLLLSWLWLRFMYMRFDLSWGCSLEKKSEEKSAHEVLWAEYRKLGPLSFAEINVLLCFFLLVGLWFTRDPGFMPGWVSIAWTEGKTKYASDATVAIFVAILLFIMPSQKPKFNFCSQTEEERKTPFYPPSLLNWKVAQEKVPWGIVLLLGGGFAVANGCEASGLSEWMGKQMEPLHTVSPTAITLIMSSLIAVLTECTSNVATTTLFLPIFASMSRSIGLNPLYIMIPCTLSSSFAFMLPVATPPNAIVFSYGHLKVSDMMKTGLIMNVIGITCVFLAINTWGRVIFDLDQFPDWANVTTH encoded by the exons ATGGCCTCGGCACTGAGCTATGTCTCCAAGTTCAAGTCCTTCGTGATCTTGTTCCTCACCCCGATCCTGCTGCTGCCACTCATCATTCTGATGCCCGCCAAG TTTGTCCGGTGTGcctacatcatcatcatcatggcCGTTTACTGGTGCACAGAAGTCATCCCTCTGGCTGTCACCGCCCTCCTGCCTGCCTTGCTTTTCCCACTCTTCAAGATTCTGGACTTCAAGCAG GTGAGCATCCAGTACATGAAGGATACCAACATGCTGTTCCTTGGCGGTCTCATCGTGGCTGTGGCCGTGGAGCACTGGAAGCTGCACAAGAGGATTGCCCTGCGCACGCTCCTCTGGGTGGGGACCAAGCCTGCACA GCTGATGCTGGGCTTTATGTGCGCCACGGCCTTTCTCTCCATGTGGATCAGCAACACGGCCACCACGGCCATGATGGTGCCCATCGTGGAGGCTGTGCTGCAGCAGATGGAGGCCACGAGTGCAGCCACCGAGGCTAGCCTGGGGACCCTGGAGCTGGCAGAAAAGGGCAAGGCCGGCGAGCTGCCAG GGAATCAAGCGACTTTGGAAGGTCCCTCCGTGAAGCAGCAGGAGGTCAACAGGAAGAACGCGTGCAAGGCCATGACCCTGTGCATATGTTACTCGGCCAGCATCGGAGGCACCGCCACCCTGACCGGGACGGGACCCAACGTTGTGCTCCTGGGCCAGATGCAAGA GTTGTTTCCAGACAGCAAAGACATCGTGAACTTCGCCTCCTGGTTCGGATTCGCCTTCCCcaacatgctgatcatgctcctGCTCTCCTGGTTGTGGCTCCGCTTCATGTACATGAGATTCGA TCTGTCCTGGGGCTGCAGCCTGGAGAAGAAGAGCGAGGAGAAGTCTGCCCACGAGGTGCTGTGGGCGGAGTACAGGAAGCTGGGGCCCCTCTCCTTCGCTGAGATCAACGTCCTGCTCTGCTTCTTTCTGCTGGTCGGCCTCTGGTTCACCCGGGACCCCGGCTTCATGCCCGGCTGGGTGTCGATCGCCTGGACAGAAGGAAAGACAAA GTACGCCTCCGATGCCACTGTGGCCATCTTTGTGGCCATCTTGCTATTCATCATGCCTTCGCAGAAGCCCAAGTTCAACTTCTGCAGTCAGACTGAGGAAG AAAGGAAAACTCCATTCTATCCACCCTCACTGCTGAATTGGAAGGTGGCCCAGGAGAAAGTGCCCTGGGGGATCGTGCTTCTCCTGGGGGGCGGCTTTGCTGTGGCTAACGGATGCGAG GCTTCAGGGCTGTCAGAATGGATGGGGAAGCAGATGGAGCCTTTGCACACTGTGTCCCCGACAGCCATCACCTTGATCATGTCCTCACTCATTGCTGTGCTCACCGAGTGCACAAGCAACGTGGCCACCACCACCCTGTTCCTGCCCATCTTTGCCTCCATG TCACGTTCCATCGGCCTCAACCCGCTGTACATCATGATCCCCTGTACACTGAGTTCATCTTTTGCCTTCATGTTGCCCGTGGCCACCCCGCCTAACGCCATCGTGTTTTCCTATGGACACCTCAAGGTTTCTGACATG ATGAAAACAGGACTAATAATGAACGTCATTGGAATCACCTGTGTATTTTTGGCCATCAACACCTGGGGACGGGTCATATTTGACTTGGATCAATTCCCTGACTGGGCTAATGTGACCACACATTGA
- the SLC13A5 gene encoding Na(+)/citrate cotransporter isoform X3, protein MASALSYVSKFKSFVILFLTPILLLPLIILMPAKFVRCAYIIIIMAVYWCTEVIPLAVTALLPALLFPLFKILDFKQVSIQYMKDTNMLFLGGLIVAVAVEHWKLHKRIALRTLLWVGTKPAQLMLGFMCATAFLSMWISNTATTAMMVPIVEAVLQQMEATSAATEASLGTLELAEKGKAGELPGNQATLEGPSVKQQEVNRKNACKAMTLCICYSASIGGTATLTGTGPNVVLLGQMQELFPDSKDIVNFASWFGFAFPNMLIMLLLSWLWLRFMYMRFDLSWGCSLEKKSEEKSAHEVLWAEYRKLGPLSFAEINVLLCFFLLVGLWFTRDPGFMPGWVSIAWTEGKTKYASDATVAIFVAILLFIMPSQKPKFNFCSQTEEERKTPFYPPSLLNWKVAQEKVPWGIVLLLGGGFAVANGCEASGLSEWMGKQMEPLHTVSPTAITLIMSSLIAVLTECTSNVATTTLFLPIFASMMKTGLIMNVIGITCVFLAINTWGRVIFDLDQFPDWANVTTH, encoded by the exons ATGGCCTCGGCACTGAGCTATGTCTCCAAGTTCAAGTCCTTCGTGATCTTGTTCCTCACCCCGATCCTGCTGCTGCCACTCATCATTCTGATGCCCGCCAAG TTTGTCCGGTGTGcctacatcatcatcatcatggcCGTTTACTGGTGCACAGAAGTCATCCCTCTGGCTGTCACCGCCCTCCTGCCTGCCTTGCTTTTCCCACTCTTCAAGATTCTGGACTTCAAGCAG GTGAGCATCCAGTACATGAAGGATACCAACATGCTGTTCCTTGGCGGTCTCATCGTGGCTGTGGCCGTGGAGCACTGGAAGCTGCACAAGAGGATTGCCCTGCGCACGCTCCTCTGGGTGGGGACCAAGCCTGCACA GCTGATGCTGGGCTTTATGTGCGCCACGGCCTTTCTCTCCATGTGGATCAGCAACACGGCCACCACGGCCATGATGGTGCCCATCGTGGAGGCTGTGCTGCAGCAGATGGAGGCCACGAGTGCAGCCACCGAGGCTAGCCTGGGGACCCTGGAGCTGGCAGAAAAGGGCAAGGCCGGCGAGCTGCCAG GGAATCAAGCGACTTTGGAAGGTCCCTCCGTGAAGCAGCAGGAGGTCAACAGGAAGAACGCGTGCAAGGCCATGACCCTGTGCATATGTTACTCGGCCAGCATCGGAGGCACCGCCACCCTGACCGGGACGGGACCCAACGTTGTGCTCCTGGGCCAGATGCAAGA GTTGTTTCCAGACAGCAAAGACATCGTGAACTTCGCCTCCTGGTTCGGATTCGCCTTCCCcaacatgctgatcatgctcctGCTCTCCTGGTTGTGGCTCCGCTTCATGTACATGAGATTCGA TCTGTCCTGGGGCTGCAGCCTGGAGAAGAAGAGCGAGGAGAAGTCTGCCCACGAGGTGCTGTGGGCGGAGTACAGGAAGCTGGGGCCCCTCTCCTTCGCTGAGATCAACGTCCTGCTCTGCTTCTTTCTGCTGGTCGGCCTCTGGTTCACCCGGGACCCCGGCTTCATGCCCGGCTGGGTGTCGATCGCCTGGACAGAAGGAAAGACAAA GTACGCCTCCGATGCCACTGTGGCCATCTTTGTGGCCATCTTGCTATTCATCATGCCTTCGCAGAAGCCCAAGTTCAACTTCTGCAGTCAGACTGAGGAAG AAAGGAAAACTCCATTCTATCCACCCTCACTGCTGAATTGGAAGGTGGCCCAGGAGAAAGTGCCCTGGGGGATCGTGCTTCTCCTGGGGGGCGGCTTTGCTGTGGCTAACGGATGCGAG GCTTCAGGGCTGTCAGAATGGATGGGGAAGCAGATGGAGCCTTTGCACACTGTGTCCCCGACAGCCATCACCTTGATCATGTCCTCACTCATTGCTGTGCTCACCGAGTGCACAAGCAACGTGGCCACCACCACCCTGTTCCTGCCCATCTTTGCCTCCATG ATGAAAACAGGACTAATAATGAACGTCATTGGAATCACCTGTGTATTTTTGGCCATCAACACCTGGGGACGGGTCATATTTGACTTGGATCAATTCCCTGACTGGGCTAATGTGACCACACATTGA
- the LOC133231976 gene encoding uncharacterized protein LOC133231976 produces the protein MTVAAQAGSVGFPRTQRQLASDPLRGDSAKPLEQRRTVASPPARSLESAGDVLGGRGCGRGGRVLCPERRVPGREAERDRDGVGGVGGRRGEETPGADRAGCSVGHCRCGRPLRDRRVRSRSNQGDALWPACLRHCRKGLESQDVPGTRPLLERRPVALETAGPAREAELGAGLSHRPCGDGPAPGAEVRLRRGRRSCRRPLQPPSGLRPLLKPVQRLAALL, from the exons ATGACAGTAGCTGCTCAGGCGGGCTCAGTCGGCTTTCCGCGGACGCAGCGCCAGCTGGCGTCTGACCCGCTGCGCGGGGACAGCGCAAAGCCGCTGGAACAGCGGAGGACAGTGGCCTCACCTCCTGCGCGATCGCTGGAGAGTGCCGGGGATGTGCTGGGTGGGAGAGGGTGTGGGCGCGGGGGACGGGTCCTGTGCCCAGAGCGGCGGGTTCCCGGTAGGGAAGCCGAGCGTGACCGCGACGGGGTTGGTGGGGTTGGTGGGAGGCGAGGAGAAGAGACCCCCGGAGCAGACCGCGCTGGGTGCTCGGTGGGTCATTGCCGTTGCGGGAGACCCCTCCGGGATCGGCGTGTGAGGAGCAGAAGTAACCAG GGGGACGCCCTCTGGCCCGCCTGTCTAAGGCACTGCAGGAAAGGCTTGGAGAGTCAGGATGTGCCGGGTACCCGACCCCTCCTGGAGCGCCGGCCGGTAGCGCTGGAGACCGCAGGCCCCGCCCGGGAGGCAGAGTTGGGGGCAGGCTTGTCCCACCGACCTTGCGGGGATGGCCCCGCCCCCGGGGCCGAGGTGAGGCTCCGTCGTGGGAGGCGGAGTTGCCGCCGCCCCCTCCAACCCCCCTCTGGACTGCGGCCCCTTCTTAAGCCCGTGCAACGACTGGCTGCCCTTCTCTAG